GCGCCAGTGCACGCCGCCTCGTAGGAGCCGCTTGAGCGCGGAGCTCTCCCGCACGGCCGTCTGCAAGTGCGATGGAGAAAtgcactgctgcttgctcctcttggaaGCCCTGCCGGCCACGTCCATGGCCTGGCGCGTCACCCactgcagcaccgcagccaggaagACGGGGGCCTGGGCTCCAACGCACTCCGCAAAGCGGCCGCTGCGCAGCTGCCGTTCCACGCGGCTGACGGGGAAGAGCAGCCCAgcccgggaggagcgggagcagcggctCTTCCTGGGCTTTGCTTCGCTGCCTTCGGAGGGGCCCCCGGAGCCCGTCTCTTCGGTCTCCATCTCCTGCTCGGGCACCGTGCAGACCTCCTCTGCTCCCGACATGCCACTCGCAGCTCTCTCCGGTGTCTCTGCGCCGCGCCTGTCTGTGCCCGCCTGTCCTGGCCCTCCTTGCTGGCCCTGTCCGGtggctcctgtcgctgggctgggGTTGCCTGAGCTcatccccgccggcccggccaagCCCTGCCTACGGCCGACCCTGCTGTGGCCGAGCCCCTCGGAAgcagggctccggctccggctctctCCTGCGTGGACTGGGGCTCTTTGgtcctgggcagcgggagcacACGCTCTACTTGGGTGGTGTGGACCAATAGGGAAGGACCTCCTCTGTGACCTCACCGCTCTGCTTGTGACATCATCTGCACTGGCCCTGCCCCGAGTGGATGAGCTCAGGGAGCAGCTTTGCTTCGCAGCTCCGCTCCCGTTTTCCGTGGCAGAGGCTTTCCCAGCGCTTGGCCCAGGGAGGATCCGCCACAAGGCCgtgcgctctcctctcctctgccttccgctccccgtccctgccctgcgacagctctgccttcagcccttgcctctccccttcagcccaaacccgcatggctgctcctggggagaggacttccttcccttcacccttcCCCATGTTGTGGGATCCCAgagccacaggttgcccagacatggGTCGAGTTGGGTCCTGTCTGTCAAGGCCTATCAGTATAGAAGGGTCATTAGTATGGGTCTCCTTCAGCCCAGCTGGTGATGGCCTCTCCTCAAagaacacagctcctgcagcttcatcAGTCCTATGTCACAGAGTTCCCCTCAGACCCCAAGTTAGCTCCACATCCATTTATGCTGCATTCAAGCTGAGACtgttggagagcacagctgggcTTGTGACTCTTCTCCTCGTGGACGCTTGGTGTGAAGTTAGGAACGCCTGTTCATGTGGAGTTTACCAGTTCTCTGAGCGCAGGGAAACAGACTGGCTCTCTCACACCCTTCCACTCTGTGGTGGTAGGCTAGACTCCCTaaagctgaagcacagccagagaaaaggacaagagtgactgtgacttgctcttgctattttgatttgctctctttgtcttggtgggagagacacaaagctgttgttaagtcgagccagggagctgctctgTCTCTGATTGCCCTCTGTGGGAAAGCATCTGCCCTAGCTACTCCACACAGCAAAACATCATCCTACCTCGTGGCCGGCCTGGCTGCGCacacccagagcagagcatgAGGGAGCAGTATGTATCTCAATGATGGGGATCCAGCATCTTTCGAGGGGCTGGGTCTTCTACTGCTCATGTCCGAAGCTTGCTTCCACTTGTCTCCTCCAAGGCCTTCCAACCCAGTCACACTCAGCAAGAATGGAAGTGAACACCAAGATACTCGGTGCCCATGCAAGTACCTCTTTCCCATCTGACAATGGTGCTGCTTGAATCTTGTGTTCTCCCTTCCTGCACACACATAATCGCAGTCCTGCTGAAACCACCTCCTTTCTAACCACATTGCAAACCACATCAGAATAACTTGCTGAGATGAGAATAACTTGCGGAGAGCACACACTTTCACTAGCTGCTCCAAGGACCCCTCAAGATTTTGCCCATTCCTTTTTAAAGACTGCTGCACAACCTAGCCCCGACTCATTGGGATAAGTGACAGGCATCACTATGAGGAAGCTTCTCTTTAAtacactttgcttttcaaattatctgTGATCTTAAGCCCTC
The window above is part of the Opisthocomus hoazin isolate bOpiHoa1 chromosome 1, bOpiHoa1.hap1, whole genome shotgun sequence genome. Proteins encoded here:
- the LOC142361087 gene encoding histone H2A type 1-like, with protein sequence MSSGNPSPATGATGQGQQGGPGQAGTDRRGAETPERAASGMSGAEEVCTVPEQEMETEETGSGGPSEGSEAKPRKSRCSRSSRAGLLFPVSRVERQLRSGRFAECVGAQAPVFLAAVLQWVTRQAMDVAGRASKRSKQQCISPSHLQTAVRESSALKRLLRGGVHWRRGGTVPRSQRVGSPSRKRTTTSKKRRPKHRAAPARAFPAVK